A single Ammospiza caudacuta isolate bAmmCau1 chromosome 14, bAmmCau1.pri, whole genome shotgun sequence DNA region contains:
- the LOC131563894 gene encoding UAP56-interacting factor-like isoform X1 — protein sequence MEAAGPQPAPGPAAGPQPGAEEIDMSLDDIIKRHRKEQPDASAVGDSRRQQVKNRSSAPSYGRPRYRAWKQRNLQGPQRFRRGFGQQQLNRRQFRNALPGGKRRAAAAFQGVSPLNRQDSAQEGTKKSNAFAKSSGGQQEEQPQPSASPKSFRADAASIRAPGRSRPFLLNRGAAFQQKRMQQWFYKAPFQRWQMDSQGEGKPPRMRRWQVKPSPGAILTVSVLNPQAGQLSLPGSKRPFLRSQRAPAQVAKPQPRGVLLRFNFRAMANQTSLTLDERFSGLRNKRRFTAARSARRTVTMP from the exons AtggaggcggcggggccgcaGCCCGCACCGGgccccgcggcggggccgcAGCCGGGCGCCGAGGAGATCGACATGTCCCTGG ATGACATCATAAAGCGGCACAGGAAGGAGCAGCCAGATGCCAGCGCCGTGGGCGacagcagaaggcagcaggtCAAGAACAGGAGCTCAGCCCCCAGCTATGGGCGGCCCCGGTACCGAGCCTGGAAGCAGAGGAATCTGCAAG GACCTCAGCGTTTCAGAAGAGGCtttggacagcagcagctcaatCGGAGGCAGTTCAGGAATGCTCTGCCTGGTGGCAAGagaagagcagctgctgcattcCAAGGAGTGAGCCCTTTGAACCGCCAGGACTCGGCCCAGGAG GGCACCAAGAAGAGCAATGCTTTTGCCAAAAGCAgtggtgggcagcaggaggaacagCCACAGCCATCTGCAAGCCCCAAGAGTTTCAGAGCAGATGCTGCCAGCATCCGTGCCCCAGGGAGGAG CAGGCCTTTCCTGCTGAACAGGGGAGCAGCATTCCAGCAGAAGCGGATGCAGCAGTGGTTCTACAAAGCTCCCTTCCAGAGATGG cAGATGGATTCTCAAGGAGAAGGGAAACCGCCAAGGATGAGAAG GTGGCAAGTGAAACCCAGCCCGGGAGCAATTCTGACGGTTTCTGTGCTTAATCCCCAGGCGGGCCAGCTCAGCCT GCCTGGATCCAAGCGCCCGTTCCTGCGAAGCCAGAGAGCCCCAGCACAGGTGGCCaagccccagccccggggggTGCTGCTGAGGTTCAACTTCCGCGCCATGGCCAACCAG ACCAGCCTGACTCTGGATGAGAGGTTCTCTGGTCTGAGGAATAAGAGGCGCTTTACAGCGGCCAGGAGCGCCCGGCGGACGGTCACCATGCCTTAG
- the LOC131563894 gene encoding UAP56-interacting factor-like isoform X4, whose amino-acid sequence MEAAGPQPAPGPAAGPQPGAEEIDMSLDDIIKRHRKEQPDASAVGDSRRQQVKNRSSAPSYGRPRYRAWKQRNLQGPQRFRRGFGQQQLNRRQFRNALPGGKRRAAAAFQGVSPLNRQDSAQEGTKKSNAFAKSSGGQQEEQPQPSASPKSFRADAASIRAPGRRPFLLNRGAAFQQKRMQQWFYKAPFQRWMDSQGEGKPPRMRRWQVKPSPGAILTVSVLNPQAGQLSLPGSKRPFLRSQRAPAQVAKPQPRGVLLRFNFRAMANQTSLTLDERFSGLRNKRRFTAARSARRTVTMP is encoded by the exons AtggaggcggcggggccgcaGCCCGCACCGGgccccgcggcggggccgcAGCCGGGCGCCGAGGAGATCGACATGTCCCTGG ATGACATCATAAAGCGGCACAGGAAGGAGCAGCCAGATGCCAGCGCCGTGGGCGacagcagaaggcagcaggtCAAGAACAGGAGCTCAGCCCCCAGCTATGGGCGGCCCCGGTACCGAGCCTGGAAGCAGAGGAATCTGCAAG GACCTCAGCGTTTCAGAAGAGGCtttggacagcagcagctcaatCGGAGGCAGTTCAGGAATGCTCTGCCTGGTGGCAAGagaagagcagctgctgcattcCAAGGAGTGAGCCCTTTGAACCGCCAGGACTCGGCCCAGGAG GGCACCAAGAAGAGCAATGCTTTTGCCAAAAGCAgtggtgggcagcaggaggaacagCCACAGCCATCTGCAAGCCCCAAGAGTTTCAGAGCAGATGCTGCCAGCATCCGTGCCCCAGGGAGGAG GCCTTTCCTGCTGAACAGGGGAGCAGCATTCCAGCAGAAGCGGATGCAGCAGTGGTTCTACAAAGCTCCCTTCCAGAGATGG ATGGATTCTCAAGGAGAAGGGAAACCGCCAAGGATGAGAAG GTGGCAAGTGAAACCCAGCCCGGGAGCAATTCTGACGGTTTCTGTGCTTAATCCCCAGGCGGGCCAGCTCAGCCT GCCTGGATCCAAGCGCCCGTTCCTGCGAAGCCAGAGAGCCCCAGCACAGGTGGCCaagccccagccccggggggTGCTGCTGAGGTTCAACTTCCGCGCCATGGCCAACCAG ACCAGCCTGACTCTGGATGAGAGGTTCTCTGGTCTGAGGAATAAGAGGCGCTTTACAGCGGCCAGGAGCGCCCGGCGGACGGTCACCATGCCTTAG
- the LOC131563894 gene encoding UAP56-interacting factor-like isoform X2: MEAAGPQPAPGPAAGPQPGAEEIDMSLDDIIKRHRKEQPDASAVGDSRRQQVKNRSSAPSYGRPRYRAWKQRNLQGPQRFRRGFGQQQLNRRQFRNALPGGKRRAAAAFQGVSPLNRQDSAQEGTKKSNAFAKSSGGQQEEQPQPSASPKSFRADAASIRAPGRRPFLLNRGAAFQQKRMQQWFYKAPFQRWQMDSQGEGKPPRMRRWQVKPSPGAILTVSVLNPQAGQLSLPGSKRPFLRSQRAPAQVAKPQPRGVLLRFNFRAMANQTSLTLDERFSGLRNKRRFTAARSARRTVTMP; the protein is encoded by the exons AtggaggcggcggggccgcaGCCCGCACCGGgccccgcggcggggccgcAGCCGGGCGCCGAGGAGATCGACATGTCCCTGG ATGACATCATAAAGCGGCACAGGAAGGAGCAGCCAGATGCCAGCGCCGTGGGCGacagcagaaggcagcaggtCAAGAACAGGAGCTCAGCCCCCAGCTATGGGCGGCCCCGGTACCGAGCCTGGAAGCAGAGGAATCTGCAAG GACCTCAGCGTTTCAGAAGAGGCtttggacagcagcagctcaatCGGAGGCAGTTCAGGAATGCTCTGCCTGGTGGCAAGagaagagcagctgctgcattcCAAGGAGTGAGCCCTTTGAACCGCCAGGACTCGGCCCAGGAG GGCACCAAGAAGAGCAATGCTTTTGCCAAAAGCAgtggtgggcagcaggaggaacagCCACAGCCATCTGCAAGCCCCAAGAGTTTCAGAGCAGATGCTGCCAGCATCCGTGCCCCAGGGAGGAG GCCTTTCCTGCTGAACAGGGGAGCAGCATTCCAGCAGAAGCGGATGCAGCAGTGGTTCTACAAAGCTCCCTTCCAGAGATGG cAGATGGATTCTCAAGGAGAAGGGAAACCGCCAAGGATGAGAAG GTGGCAAGTGAAACCCAGCCCGGGAGCAATTCTGACGGTTTCTGTGCTTAATCCCCAGGCGGGCCAGCTCAGCCT GCCTGGATCCAAGCGCCCGTTCCTGCGAAGCCAGAGAGCCCCAGCACAGGTGGCCaagccccagccccggggggTGCTGCTGAGGTTCAACTTCCGCGCCATGGCCAACCAG ACCAGCCTGACTCTGGATGAGAGGTTCTCTGGTCTGAGGAATAAGAGGCGCTTTACAGCGGCCAGGAGCGCCCGGCGGACGGTCACCATGCCTTAG
- the LOC131563894 gene encoding UAP56-interacting factor-like isoform X3, translating to MEAAGPQPAPGPAAGPQPGAEEIDMSLDDIIKRHRKEQPDASAVGDSRRQQVKNRSSAPSYGRPRYRAWKQRNLQGPQRFRRGFGQQQLNRRQFRNALPGGKRRAAAAFQGVSPLNRQDSAQEGTKKSNAFAKSSGGQQEEQPQPSASPKSFRADAASIRAPGRSRPFLLNRGAAFQQKRMQQWFYKAPFQRWMDSQGEGKPPRMRRWQVKPSPGAILTVSVLNPQAGQLSLPGSKRPFLRSQRAPAQVAKPQPRGVLLRFNFRAMANQTSLTLDERFSGLRNKRRFTAARSARRTVTMP from the exons AtggaggcggcggggccgcaGCCCGCACCGGgccccgcggcggggccgcAGCCGGGCGCCGAGGAGATCGACATGTCCCTGG ATGACATCATAAAGCGGCACAGGAAGGAGCAGCCAGATGCCAGCGCCGTGGGCGacagcagaaggcagcaggtCAAGAACAGGAGCTCAGCCCCCAGCTATGGGCGGCCCCGGTACCGAGCCTGGAAGCAGAGGAATCTGCAAG GACCTCAGCGTTTCAGAAGAGGCtttggacagcagcagctcaatCGGAGGCAGTTCAGGAATGCTCTGCCTGGTGGCAAGagaagagcagctgctgcattcCAAGGAGTGAGCCCTTTGAACCGCCAGGACTCGGCCCAGGAG GGCACCAAGAAGAGCAATGCTTTTGCCAAAAGCAgtggtgggcagcaggaggaacagCCACAGCCATCTGCAAGCCCCAAGAGTTTCAGAGCAGATGCTGCCAGCATCCGTGCCCCAGGGAGGAG CAGGCCTTTCCTGCTGAACAGGGGAGCAGCATTCCAGCAGAAGCGGATGCAGCAGTGGTTCTACAAAGCTCCCTTCCAGAGATGG ATGGATTCTCAAGGAGAAGGGAAACCGCCAAGGATGAGAAG GTGGCAAGTGAAACCCAGCCCGGGAGCAATTCTGACGGTTTCTGTGCTTAATCCCCAGGCGGGCCAGCTCAGCCT GCCTGGATCCAAGCGCCCGTTCCTGCGAAGCCAGAGAGCCCCAGCACAGGTGGCCaagccccagccccggggggTGCTGCTGAGGTTCAACTTCCGCGCCATGGCCAACCAG ACCAGCCTGACTCTGGATGAGAGGTTCTCTGGTCTGAGGAATAAGAGGCGCTTTACAGCGGCCAGGAGCGCCCGGCGGACGGTCACCATGCCTTAG